A stretch of Ranitomeya variabilis isolate aRanVar5 chromosome 3, aRanVar5.hap1, whole genome shotgun sequence DNA encodes these proteins:
- the ZC3H10 gene encoding zinc finger CCCH domain-containing protein 10 has product MPNRENYPNCASSAGSGSEDASSAVDFVCRDFLRNVCKRGKRCRFKHPDTEDVPDLGVQKNEFVFCHDFQNKQCVRNNCRFIHGTKEDEEHYKKTGELPPRLRQKVAAGLGLSPTDLPNKDEIPICRDFLKGNCQRDNRCKFRHLQRDFDFEYSCDRRVVGLNTGLTSGGLPATTVRSFEHFGGPDGISETEHFSSAYRYGDHFDDPVMKRRRVGYDGYFSASPVEYHLLEEENVMLRRRIEDMKKQLSVLAATNEILLDQNAQFRNQAKVVTLSTLSTTAPTSEQGVRTVTNYNHGIAQTHTTLSSQALQPRPVTQQELVASSGAPAPAQSNAAPQLNPEITPLSAALAQTIAQGMAPPPVSMAPVAVSVAPVAVSMAQPLPGITMSHATTPMVTYPIATQSMRITAMPH; this is encoded by the coding sequence ATGCCGAACAGGGAAAATTATCCAAATTGTGCCAGCAGTGCCGGTAGTGGCAGTGAGGATGCTTCTTCAGCTGTGGATTTTGTTTGTCGTGACTTTCTCCGCAATGTATGCAAGCGAGGGAAGCGCTGCCGCTTTAAGCATCCAGACACCGAAGATGTTCCTGATCTTGGGGTACAGAAGAATGAATTTGTCTTCTGTCACGACTTTCAGAATAAGCAGTGCGTGCGCAACAACTGCCGGTTTATTCATGGCACTAAAGAGGATGAAGAACACTATAAGAAAACTGGAGAGTTGCCTCCTCGCTTGCGTCAGAAAGTAGCCGCTGGTCTTGGCTTGTCTCCCACTGACCTACCTAATAAAGATGAGATTCCCATCTGTCGGGATTTCCTAAAAGGTAATTGTCAGCGTGATAATAGGTGCAAATTTCGTCATTTGCAAAGGGACTTTGATTTTGAATATTCATGTGATAGGCGAGTAGTGGGCCTGAATACTGGCCTAACATCTGGAGGCCTGCCTGCTACCACTGTACGTTCTTTTGAGCATTTTGGAGGACCTGATGGGATTTCAGAAACTGAACACTTCTCGTCCGCATATCGTTACGGTGATCATTTTGATGATCCAGTAATGAAAAGGAGACGAGTAGGATACGATGGGTATTTTAGTGCATCCCCTGTCGAGTACCATCTGTTGGAAGAAGAAAATGTCATGCTTCGGAGGCGTATTGAGGATATGAAAAAGCAGCTCTCTGTTCTCGCAGCAACCAATGAAATTTTGCTTGATCAGAATGCCCAGTTTCGTAATCAAGCCAAGGTGGTGACACTAAGCACCCTGAGCACCACAGCCCCAACCAGTGAGCAAGGAGTGAGGACAGTGACCAATTATAACCATGGCATTGCGCAAACTCACACCACTTTGAGCAGCCAGGCTTTGCAGCCCCGACCAGTCACGCAGCAGGAACTGGTAGCTTCTAGTGGTGCACCTGCTCCTGCACAGTCCAACGCAGCCCCTCAATTAAATCCTGAGATTACACCACTGTCTGCTGCGCTGGCGCAAACTATTGCTCAAGGCATGGCACCTCCGCCTGTCTCCATGGCACCTGTAGCAGTGTCTGTGGCACCAGTGGCTGTTTCTATGGCTCAGCCCCTTCCTGGGATTACCATGAGTCATGCCACTACACCAATGGTAACCTATCCCATTGCTACACAAAGCATGCGCATAACAGCCATGCCTCACTAA